One Gordonia mangrovi genomic region harbors:
- a CDS encoding cation diffusion facilitator family transporter has protein sequence MESGVGPGRDARGDLTRFALLSIAAAVVTIAMKVTAWRITGSVGLLSDAAESVVNLVAAVGAFVALRVAARPADAGHNFGHTKAEYLSAVVEGVMIFVAAGAIIVAAVDRLIHPAELESVGPGLAISVAATVVNGAVAVVLLRAGRRHRSITLEADGKHLMTDVWTTVGVVVAVFLVAVTGWLRLDPLIAIAVAINILVVGGRLIWRSAEGMMDAALPESDRAKVEAALAPHRERGVVFHDIRTREAGHRRFMQMHMLVPGTWTVQHAHDLAEEVEADLQATLSHLDVTIHVEPVEDPRAYESWRLS, from the coding sequence ATGGAATCCGGCGTGGGGCCCGGTCGGGACGCCCGTGGTGACCTGACACGGTTCGCGCTGCTGAGCATCGCCGCGGCCGTGGTGACCATTGCGATGAAGGTCACCGCCTGGCGGATCACCGGGTCGGTGGGCCTGCTGTCGGATGCGGCCGAGTCGGTGGTGAATCTCGTTGCGGCAGTCGGTGCTTTCGTGGCGTTGCGGGTCGCCGCCCGACCCGCCGACGCCGGTCACAACTTCGGCCACACGAAGGCGGAATACCTCTCGGCCGTCGTCGAGGGCGTGATGATCTTCGTCGCCGCCGGCGCGATCATCGTCGCCGCAGTCGACCGCCTGATCCATCCCGCCGAACTGGAGTCGGTAGGACCGGGCCTGGCGATCTCGGTCGCGGCCACCGTCGTCAACGGTGCGGTGGCGGTGGTCCTGCTGCGGGCGGGCCGGCGCCACCGTTCAATCACCTTGGAAGCCGACGGCAAGCATCTGATGACCGACGTGTGGACCACCGTCGGCGTGGTGGTCGCGGTCTTCCTGGTCGCCGTCACCGGATGGCTTCGGCTCGATCCGCTCATCGCGATCGCTGTCGCGATCAACATCCTCGTGGTGGGCGGCCGGCTGATCTGGCGCTCGGCCGAGGGAATGATGGATGCGGCCCTACCCGAATCCGACCGGGCAAAGGTCGAGGCGGCCCTGGCCCCACATCGCGAGCGCGGCGTGGTCTTCCACGACATCCGCACACGTGAGGCCGGGCATCGTCGCTTCATGCAGATGCACATGCTGGTGCCGGGGACCTGGACGGTGCAGCACGCCCATGACCTCGCCGAGGAGGTCGAGGCCGACCTGCAGGCGACGCTGTCACACCTCGACGTCACCATCCACGTCGAGCCGGTGGAGGACCCCCGAGCCTACGAATCCTGGCGCCTGTCCTGA
- a CDS encoding M3 family metallopeptidase, whose product METRRNPVLAESSLPHGLPDFASISDDDFLPAFREAMTTHLAEVESIATDSRPATFRNTVEALELSGRDLARAGGIFFNLVGPDTNPQRNEISQQLSTLLTDHANTISMDRRLFDRISSLHERMDELGLTESQERLLAKRYRESVRAGAGLGLGEQEQMRQISSRLAYLSTAFSQRILDDTNASAVFVDDAAGLDGLSAGQIAAARRAAADAGHDSGYLLTLELPSSQSLLTVLTDRDVRQRVFDASVSRCARGNEHDTRELVLEIVRLRARRARLLGYHDHAEYVIAEETAPNPDAVVELLDELTESALRAGGRELTRLTRFADEEIGAADLTYWLDRERRASSAVPLDDFADYCELDNVLQRGVFYAAGKLYGLRFVERSDLDGYHPDVRVWDVINEAGRSIGLFLGDFYARPSKRGGAWMNNIVDQSVALSAQPIVVNVANLTKPDPGEPCLLTMDQLTTLFHEFGHALHGLLSAVDYPSQSGTSVPRDFVEFPSQVNEMWALHPDVLSQYARHHETAAPIPAGLADAARAAAKTESAHATLEYLAAALLDLAWHRITVDDAVDDVVEFERAALRAKGFTGDLIPPRYRSAYFNHIFGGGYSAGYYSYIWSEVLDAETEQWFLAEGGLRRDNGRRFAEATLTRGDSIDPLVAHEKLIGRTPQIGPLLARRGLAAAGEAR is encoded by the coding sequence TTGGAGACCCGCCGCAACCCGGTTCTGGCCGAGAGCTCGCTGCCGCACGGACTGCCCGACTTCGCCTCGATCTCCGACGACGATTTCCTGCCGGCCTTCCGCGAGGCGATGACAACCCACCTCGCGGAAGTGGAGTCGATCGCGACGGACTCGCGGCCGGCGACCTTCCGAAACACCGTGGAGGCGCTCGAACTGTCCGGCCGCGACCTGGCACGGGCGGGTGGGATCTTCTTCAATCTCGTCGGGCCCGACACCAACCCGCAGCGAAACGAGATCTCCCAGCAACTCTCGACGTTGCTCACCGACCACGCGAACACGATCTCGATGGATCGGCGCCTGTTCGACCGGATCTCGTCGCTCCATGAGCGCATGGACGAACTCGGTCTGACCGAGTCGCAGGAACGACTGCTGGCCAAGCGCTATCGCGAATCGGTGCGTGCGGGAGCCGGTCTCGGTTTGGGCGAGCAGGAGCAGATGCGACAGATCTCGTCGCGGTTGGCCTACCTGAGCACCGCGTTCTCGCAGCGGATTCTCGACGACACCAACGCCTCGGCGGTGTTCGTCGACGACGCCGCCGGCCTCGACGGGCTGTCGGCGGGGCAGATCGCTGCCGCCCGTCGAGCGGCCGCCGACGCGGGCCACGACTCCGGGTATCTGCTCACCCTGGAGCTGCCGAGCAGTCAGTCGTTGCTCACCGTGCTGACCGATCGTGACGTGCGGCAACGCGTTTTCGACGCCTCGGTCTCCCGCTGTGCCCGGGGCAACGAACACGACACCCGCGAGCTCGTCCTCGAGATCGTCCGGCTGCGTGCGCGGCGGGCCCGTCTGCTCGGGTATCACGACCACGCCGAATACGTGATCGCCGAGGAGACCGCGCCGAACCCCGACGCCGTCGTCGAACTGCTCGACGAGCTCACCGAGTCGGCGTTGCGTGCCGGCGGACGCGAACTGACTCGACTGACCCGCTTCGCCGACGAGGAGATCGGTGCCGCCGACCTCACGTACTGGCTCGATCGGGAGCGCCGGGCATCCTCGGCGGTTCCCCTCGACGACTTCGCCGACTACTGCGAGCTCGACAATGTGCTGCAGCGCGGCGTCTTCTATGCGGCCGGCAAACTCTATGGCCTGCGTTTCGTCGAACGATCCGATCTCGACGGCTATCACCCCGACGTGCGGGTGTGGGATGTGATCAACGAGGCCGGCCGCAGCATCGGGCTGTTCCTCGGTGACTTCTATGCGCGCCCGTCCAAACGGGGCGGCGCGTGGATGAACAACATCGTCGACCAGTCGGTGGCGCTGTCGGCGCAGCCGATCGTGGTCAATGTCGCGAACCTGACCAAACCCGATCCCGGCGAGCCGTGCCTGCTGACGATGGACCAGCTGACCACCCTCTTCCATGAGTTCGGACACGCTCTGCACGGCCTGCTGTCGGCGGTCGACTATCCCTCGCAGTCGGGGACCTCGGTGCCCCGCGATTTCGTCGAGTTCCCGTCGCAGGTGAACGAGATGTGGGCGCTGCACCCGGATGTGTTGTCGCAGTACGCTCGTCATCACGAAACCGCGGCGCCGATCCCGGCAGGGCTGGCCGATGCGGCGCGGGCTGCGGCGAAGACCGAGAGCGCGCACGCCACGCTCGAATACCTGGCCGCAGCGCTGTTGGATCTCGCCTGGCATCGGATCACCGTCGACGACGCGGTCGACGATGTCGTGGAGTTCGAACGAGCGGCATTGCGCGCGAAGGGTTTCACCGGCGACCTGATCCCGCCGCGATACCGAAGCGCGTACTTCAACCACATCTTCGGCGGCGGCTACTCGGCGGGCTACTACTCCTACATCTGGTCGGAGGTTCTCGACGCCGAGACCGAGCAGTGGTTCCTCGCCGAAGGTGGGCTCCGGCGCGACAACGGTCGGCGCTTCGCCGAGGCCACTCTCACGCGCGGTGACAGCATCGACCCGTTGGTGGCACACGAGAAGCTCATCGGACGCACCCCGCAGATCGGGCCACTGCTCGCCCGCCGCGGGCTGGCCGCGGCCGGCGAGGCCCGGTAG
- the lepA gene encoding translation elongation factor 4, producing MDPSTRSGRPRPHAARPRSSSIPTFADNTFTAPERIRNFCIIAHIDHGKSTLADRMLQLTGVVEERQMRAQYLDRMDIERERGITIKAQNVRLPWQVTDESGATTDYVIHLIDTPGHVDFTYEVSRALEACEGAILLVDAAQGIEAQTLANLYLAMDKDLTIIPVLNKIDLPAADPDRYAAEIAHIIGCEASDVLRVSGKTGEGVAALLDEVIKQVPPPEGDQDAPARAMIFDSVYDTYRGVVTYVRVVDGRVLPREKVLMMSTGATHELLEVGIVSPEPKASRGLGVGEVGYLITGVKDVRQSKVGDTVTTAKHGAEQPLTGYREPQPMVYSGLYPVDGSDYPVLREALDKLQLNDAALAYEPETSVALGFGFRCGFLGLLHMEITRERLEREFNLNLISTAPNVVYRVIMEDGQEITVTNPSDWPAGKAKQIFEPIVKMTIIAPSEFVGAIMELCQSRRGDLGGMDYLSETRVELRYTMPMAEIIFDFFDALKSRTRGYASLDYEEAGEQEADLVKVDILLQGEAVDAFSAIVHKDAAYAYGNKMATKLKELIPRQQFEVPVQAAVGSKIIARENIRAIRKDVLAKCYGGDISRKRKLLEKQKEGKKRMKTIGRVDVPQEAFVAALSTDSLGDKPKGK from the coding sequence CTGGACCCATCGACGCGGTCAGGCCGACCGCGTCCCCATGCCGCACGTCCGAGGAGCAGTTCGATTCCCACCTTCGCCGACAACACCTTCACCGCCCCCGAGCGGATCCGCAACTTCTGCATCATCGCCCACATCGACCACGGGAAGTCCACCCTGGCCGACCGGATGCTGCAGCTCACCGGTGTGGTCGAGGAGCGACAGATGCGAGCGCAGTACCTCGATCGGATGGACATCGAACGTGAGCGCGGTATCACCATCAAGGCGCAGAACGTGCGCCTGCCGTGGCAGGTCACCGACGAGTCGGGCGCCACCACCGACTACGTGATCCACCTCATCGACACTCCCGGACATGTCGACTTCACCTACGAGGTGTCGCGTGCGCTCGAGGCCTGTGAGGGTGCGATCCTGCTCGTCGACGCCGCGCAGGGCATCGAGGCGCAGACCCTGGCCAACCTGTATCTGGCCATGGACAAGGACCTGACGATCATCCCGGTCCTCAACAAGATCGATCTGCCGGCCGCCGACCCGGACCGCTATGCCGCCGAGATCGCCCACATCATCGGTTGTGAGGCGTCGGACGTGCTGCGGGTGTCCGGCAAGACCGGCGAAGGTGTCGCCGCTCTGCTCGACGAGGTGATCAAGCAGGTCCCGCCACCCGAGGGCGACCAGGACGCACCCGCACGTGCGATGATCTTCGACTCGGTGTACGACACCTACCGGGGTGTGGTCACCTATGTCCGCGTCGTCGACGGACGGGTGCTGCCGCGCGAAAAAGTGCTGATGATGTCCACCGGCGCCACCCACGAGTTGCTCGAGGTCGGCATCGTCTCGCCCGAACCCAAGGCATCCAGAGGCCTCGGTGTCGGGGAGGTCGGCTACCTCATCACCGGTGTCAAGGACGTCCGGCAGTCCAAGGTCGGCGACACCGTGACGACGGCCAAGCACGGCGCCGAGCAACCGCTGACCGGCTACCGCGAACCCCAGCCGATGGTCTACTCGGGTCTCTATCCGGTGGACGGCTCGGACTATCCGGTGTTGCGTGAGGCGCTGGACAAGCTGCAGCTCAACGATGCCGCACTGGCGTACGAGCCGGAGACCTCGGTGGCCCTCGGGTTCGGGTTCCGCTGCGGATTCCTCGGGTTGCTGCACATGGAGATCACCCGCGAACGCCTCGAACGTGAGTTCAACCTGAACCTCATCTCGACCGCGCCCAACGTGGTCTACCGGGTGATCATGGAGGACGGCCAGGAGATCACCGTCACGAATCCCTCGGACTGGCCCGCGGGGAAGGCCAAACAGATCTTCGAGCCGATCGTGAAGATGACGATCATCGCGCCCAGTGAATTCGTCGGGGCGATCATGGAGCTCTGCCAGTCCCGGCGGGGTGACCTCGGCGGTATGGACTACCTGTCGGAGACTCGCGTCGAATTGCGGTACACGATGCCGATGGCCGAGATCATCTTCGACTTCTTCGACGCGCTCAAGTCGCGCACCCGCGGGTATGCCAGCCTCGACTACGAGGAGGCCGGCGAGCAGGAGGCCGATCTGGTGAAGGTCGACATCCTGCTGCAGGGCGAGGCGGTCGACGCCTTCAGCGCCATCGTCCACAAGGATGCCGCATACGCCTACGGCAACAAGATGGCCACCAAGCTGAAGGAGCTGATCCCGCGGCAGCAATTCGAGGTGCCCGTGCAGGCCGCTGTCGGGTCGAAGATCATCGCGCGAGAGAACATCCGCGCCATCCGTAAGGACGTGCTGGCCAAATGCTATGGCGGCGACATCAGCCGTAAGCGCAAGCTGCTCGAGAAGCAGAAGGAGGGCAAGAAGCGGATGAAGACGATCGGCCGGGTGGATGTCCCGCAGGAGGCGTTCGTGGCGGCCCTCTCCACCGACTCGCTCGGAGACAAGCCGAAGGGGAAGTAG
- a CDS encoding alpha/beta hydrolase family protein has protein sequence MAAAPPPNSPESRTYDADSVVAEVTDPGRDRVGVAVLAHGAGGNRHAVILRALADELSARGLLVARIDLPYRQRRPKGPPSPSTAAADRAGIVAACETFRVGGAPLIVGGHSYGGRQASMAVAEDPDLADGLLLTSYPLHPPGKPDRLRTEHLPSISVPTVIVHGSTDPFATPDELADAVALIPAPTRVVEIEKVGHNLNPDRKPTAALTADAVFDTLIG, from the coding sequence ATGGCTGCCGCACCCCCGCCGAACAGTCCCGAGTCGCGCACATACGACGCCGACTCTGTCGTGGCGGAGGTCACCGACCCCGGCCGGGATCGCGTCGGTGTGGCCGTCCTGGCGCACGGGGCCGGTGGCAACCGGCACGCGGTCATCCTGCGCGCGCTGGCCGACGAGCTGTCGGCGCGGGGCCTGCTGGTGGCCCGCATCGACCTGCCCTACCGTCAACGTCGCCCCAAGGGCCCGCCGAGCCCGTCGACGGCGGCCGCCGACCGGGCCGGCATCGTCGCGGCGTGCGAGACGTTTCGGGTGGGCGGTGCTCCGCTGATCGTCGGCGGCCATTCCTACGGTGGTCGCCAGGCGTCGATGGCGGTGGCCGAGGACCCGGATCTGGCCGACGGCCTGCTGTTGACGTCCTATCCCCTGCATCCACCGGGCAAACCGGACCGGCTGCGTACCGAACACCTGCCGTCGATCTCGGTGCCCACCGTGATCGTGCACGGCAGTACCGATCCGTTCGCCACCCCGGACGAACTCGCCGACGCCGTGGCGCTGATCCCGGCACCCACCCGCGTGGTCGAAATCGAGAAGGTCGGACACAACCTCAACCCCGACCGCAAACCCACCGCCGCATTGACCGCCGACGCCGTGTTCGACACCTTGATCGGCTGA
- a CDS encoding type II toxin-antitoxin system PemK/MazF family toxin translates to MPPGPRTAATRALARTICYSPDLDGAADPGEIVWTWVRYEDDPDEGKDRPVLVVGRAGTYLLGLMLSSKEYHREDPDWVRIGSGVWDSSRRESYVRLDRVLVVSEHGIRREGAILDRERFDRVATRLRSDYGWH, encoded by the coding sequence ATGCCACCCGGTCCGCGTACCGCTGCGACACGCGCCCTCGCGCGCACGATCTGCTACTCCCCAGACCTCGACGGTGCCGCCGATCCCGGCGAGATCGTCTGGACCTGGGTGCGCTACGAGGATGATCCCGACGAGGGCAAGGATCGCCCGGTGCTCGTCGTCGGCCGCGCCGGCACGTACCTTCTCGGATTGATGTTGTCCAGCAAGGAGTATCACCGCGAGGATCCGGATTGGGTGCGCATCGGCAGCGGGGTGTGGGACTCGTCACGGCGGGAGAGTTACGTCCGTCTCGACCGGGTGCTGGTGGTCTCCGAACACGGCATCCGTCGTGAGGGCGCCATTCTCGATCGCGAGCGGTTCGACCGCGTCGCCACCCGGTTGCGCAGCGACTACGGCTGGCACTGA
- a CDS encoding transglutaminase family protein, translating to MSWRLRVVHSTGFAYKSAVTSSYNEARLTPRSDNRQNVIINRVETVPATRSYRYTDYWGTAVTAFDLHAPHEELEVSGMSVVETEAGGRVPVGEQRSWDEVRSAYVRDRYDEMLAYTGYVPKNRQLTSAATRLAKGLEPDAAVEAVCRYVHEEMKYVPGTTGVHTTAVDAWNERKGVCQDYAHLSLLMLRGLGIPARYVSGYLHPKPDAAIDKTVEGQSHAWIEAWTGGWWGFDPTNATDITEQHVSVGVGRDYADVSPLKGIYTGGGATDLDVVVEITRLA from the coding sequence GTGAGCTGGCGTCTGCGCGTCGTCCATTCCACCGGATTCGCCTACAAGAGCGCGGTGACGTCGTCGTACAACGAGGCCCGCCTCACGCCCCGCAGTGACAATCGGCAGAACGTCATCATCAACCGGGTCGAGACGGTGCCGGCCACGAGGTCCTACCGCTACACCGACTACTGGGGCACTGCGGTTACCGCCTTCGACCTGCACGCGCCGCACGAGGAACTCGAGGTGTCCGGCATGTCGGTGGTGGAGACCGAGGCCGGCGGCCGGGTCCCGGTCGGCGAGCAACGCAGCTGGGACGAGGTGCGTAGCGCCTACGTCAGGGACCGCTACGACGAGATGCTGGCCTACACCGGGTATGTGCCGAAGAACCGGCAGCTGACCTCGGCGGCGACACGGCTGGCCAAGGGTCTCGAACCGGATGCGGCGGTCGAGGCGGTGTGCCGGTATGTGCACGAGGAGATGAAGTACGTGCCGGGCACCACCGGCGTACACACCACGGCCGTGGACGCCTGGAACGAACGCAAAGGGGTGTGCCAGGACTACGCGCACCTGTCGTTGCTGATGTTGCGTGGTCTCGGGATCCCGGCCCGCTACGTCTCCGGCTACCTGCACCCGAAACCCGATGCCGCCATCGACAAAACGGTGGAGGGGCAGAGCCATGCGTGGATCGAGGCATGGACGGGAGGCTGGTGGGGTTTCGACCCGACCAATGCCACCGACATCACCGAGCAGCACGTGTCGGTCGGGGTCGGACGTGACTATGCCGATGTGTCACCGCTGAAGGGCATCTACACCGGGGGTGGGGCGACCGATCTCGACGTCGTCGTGGAGATCACCCGGTTGGCCTAG
- a CDS encoding alpha-E domain-containing protein, protein MMLARNAESLYWIGRYVERADDMARILDVAIHQLLEDATVDVDRQARLVIQVLGLDAPGTDELIDVWTLTERVAYDKDAIGSIVDLIRSARENARGAREVTSSEMWECLNTTYNGLSDAERRARRLGPHEFLSYVKNRAAMFAGLADATLSHDDGYRYLLLGRSVERVDMTIRMLLSRAGDRVSSPSWVSVLVSAGAQDTFLRTYRGRLDADNIVEFMLVDRLFPRSVFHALRVAEHNLTELEKRPSRVGTQAEAMLLLGRARSSLEFIEPGNLLDDLQDRLLDLQDTCRAVNEAVTGQYFHVSPYVSWADARVSDSEDHMIEESEL, encoded by the coding sequence ATGATGTTGGCGCGCAACGCGGAATCCCTCTACTGGATCGGCCGCTACGTCGAACGAGCCGACGACATGGCACGTATTCTCGACGTCGCGATCCACCAGTTGCTCGAGGACGCGACCGTCGACGTGGACCGCCAGGCGCGACTGGTGATCCAGGTGCTCGGTCTGGACGCACCCGGCACCGACGAACTGATCGACGTGTGGACGCTGACCGAGCGCGTCGCCTACGACAAGGACGCGATCGGGTCGATCGTCGACCTGATCCGGTCGGCCCGCGAGAACGCCCGCGGTGCGCGTGAGGTCACCTCGAGCGAGATGTGGGAGTGTCTCAACACCACCTACAACGGACTCAGCGACGCCGAACGTCGGGCCCGCCGTCTCGGCCCGCACGAATTCCTGTCCTATGTCAAGAACCGGGCGGCCATGTTCGCGGGCCTCGCCGACGCCACGCTCAGCCACGACGACGGCTATCGGTACCTGCTGCTCGGGCGGTCGGTGGAGCGTGTCGACATGACCATCCGGATGCTGCTGTCGCGCGCCGGCGATCGCGTCTCGTCGCCGTCGTGGGTCAGCGTGCTGGTGTCGGCCGGCGCGCAGGACACCTTCCTGCGCACCTACCGGGGACGCCTCGACGCAGACAACATCGTCGAGTTCATGCTGGTGGACCGGCTTTTCCCACGGTCGGTGTTCCACGCACTGCGGGTGGCCGAGCACAATCTGACCGAACTGGAGAAGCGGCCGAGTCGCGTCGGCACCCAAGCCGAGGCGATGTTGCTCCTCGGCCGGGCGCGCAGCTCGTTGGAGTTCATCGAGCCGGGCAATCTGCTCGACGACCTGCAGGACCGCCTGCTCGATCTCCAGGACACCTGCCGGGCGGTCAACGAGGCGGTGACCGGCCAGTACTTCCATGTGTCGCCGTATGTCTCGTGGGCCGACGCCCGCGTGAGCGATTCGGAGGACCACATGATCGAGGAGAGTGAACTGTGA
- a CDS encoding circularly permuted type 2 ATP-grasp protein: MSPASTTSASKRAASKATKSKATTGSQPNKSTKATKSTAGRKSDTKAAGTKGRSKEPAKRAKTVVREPKAIDNTIFSGYSEGPYGKAFDEMFDADGEVRAPYRGIYKAMSEYDAADLDVRVDALGRAFIDQGVTFSLSGKERPFPLDVVPRVISAGEWSKLEAGITQRVQALELFLDDIYGEQEILRDGVLPKRLVHSCEHFHRQAANIRPPNGVRIHVAGIDLIRDENGDFRVLEDNLRSPSGVSYVMENRRTMARVFPDLFSSHRVRAVADYPSHLLRALRASAAFNEADPNIVVLTPGVANSAYFEHSLLARLMGVELVEGRDLFCRDNIVYMRTTEGEQRVDVIYRRIDDDFLDPMQFRPDSMLGVAGLLNAARAGNVVISSAVGNGVGDDKLIYTYVPEIIEYYLGEKPSLQNVDTLRCWLDDECEEVLDRIDELVVKPVEGSGGYGIVFGPDATKAELDTLARKVRNDPRGWIAQPVVQLSTVPTKIDGEVRPRHVDLRPFAVNDGESVWVLPGGLTRVALPEGSLVVNSSQGGGSKDTWVLASSRSSAEDRELSGAKVVNASGVAAARPAESAPDPLHTQTQQQQQAQQGTDQQGGEHR, from the coding sequence ATGAGTCCCGCGTCGACGACCTCCGCCAGCAAGCGAGCCGCCAGCAAGGCCACGAAGTCGAAAGCGACGACCGGCAGCCAGCCGAACAAGTCGACCAAGGCCACCAAGTCGACGGCCGGGCGTAAGTCCGACACCAAGGCGGCCGGCACCAAAGGGCGGTCCAAGGAGCCGGCCAAGCGCGCCAAGACCGTCGTCCGCGAACCCAAGGCGATCGACAACACGATCTTCTCCGGGTACTCGGAAGGGCCGTACGGCAAGGCCTTCGACGAGATGTTCGACGCCGACGGCGAGGTGCGCGCACCGTATCGCGGCATCTACAAGGCGATGTCGGAATACGACGCGGCCGACCTCGACGTGCGGGTCGATGCGCTCGGTCGTGCGTTCATCGATCAGGGTGTGACCTTCTCGCTGTCCGGCAAGGAACGGCCGTTCCCGCTCGATGTTGTGCCGCGGGTGATCTCGGCGGGTGAGTGGAGCAAGCTGGAGGCCGGCATCACCCAACGTGTGCAGGCCCTGGAGTTGTTTCTCGACGACATCTACGGCGAACAGGAGATCCTGCGCGACGGGGTGCTGCCGAAACGACTCGTGCACTCGTGTGAGCACTTTCACCGGCAGGCCGCAAACATCCGGCCGCCCAACGGGGTTCGCATCCACGTCGCCGGCATCGACCTCATCCGCGACGAGAACGGCGATTTCCGTGTCCTGGAGGACAATCTGCGGTCCCCGTCGGGTGTCTCCTATGTGATGGAGAACCGACGCACCATGGCGCGGGTCTTCCCGGATCTGTTCTCCTCACATCGGGTGCGTGCGGTCGCCGACTACCCGAGTCACCTGCTGCGCGCCCTGCGAGCGTCTGCAGCGTTCAACGAGGCCGACCCCAACATCGTGGTGCTCACCCCGGGTGTCGCCAACTCCGCCTACTTCGAACACTCGTTGCTGGCGAGACTGATGGGCGTCGAATTGGTCGAGGGTCGAGACCTCTTCTGCCGCGACAACATCGTCTATATGCGCACCACCGAGGGCGAGCAGCGGGTGGATGTGATCTACCGCCGCATCGACGACGATTTCCTCGATCCCATGCAGTTCCGGCCGGACTCCATGCTCGGCGTCGCGGGACTGCTCAATGCCGCCCGGGCCGGCAACGTGGTCATCTCGAGTGCGGTCGGCAACGGCGTCGGCGACGACAAGCTCATCTACACCTATGTCCCCGAGATCATCGAGTACTACCTCGGCGAGAAGCCCTCGCTGCAGAACGTCGACACGCTGCGGTGCTGGCTCGACGACGAATGCGAAGAGGTTCTCGACCGGATCGACGAACTGGTGGTCAAACCGGTGGAGGGTTCCGGCGGCTACGGCATCGTGTTCGGTCCGGACGCCACCAAGGCCGAACTGGACACGTTGGCTCGCAAGGTGCGCAACGATCCCCGCGGGTGGATCGCCCAGCCCGTGGTGCAGCTGTCGACGGTGCCGACCAAGATCGACGGGGAGGTGCGGCCCCGACACGTCGACCTGCGGCCGTTCGCGGTCAACGACGGAGAGTCGGTGTGGGTGCTGCCGGGTGGACTGACCCGCGTCGCCCTACCGGAGGGGTCGTTGGTGGTCAACTCCAGCCAGGGTGGTGGCTCCAAGGACACCTGGGTGCTCGCATCGTCACGCTCGTCGGCCGAAGACCGCGAGCTGTCCGGGGCGAAGGTGGTCAACGCCAGTGGGGTCGCGGCCGCCCGCCCGGCCGAGAGCGCTCCCGACCCACTGCACACCCAGACACAACAGCAGCAGCAGGCGCAGCAGGGTACCGATCAGCAGGGTGGTGAGCACCGATGA
- a CDS encoding sulfotransferase family protein, which translates to MSVVFVHIGLPKTGTTHLQDRLWRNRDLALRSSGLLYPGNRMTDHFHAATHLQPERYLDWVNPDFDDAWPTLLGQMKAWPGKSLLSHELYATATPRHIRTLMSDLSFADEIHVIATVRDLARQLPSVWQENIKNQRRADFAEFLASVRDHGPAVPGFVAPTDAGEEEPFWEFQDYVRILADWADAVGPQRVHLVTVPTRRDTPGESIWERFLRVLEVDPGPLTMEVPNLNSSLPAAQAEYLRRLNHHLQPSDVHWSRYDGVVKGQVIQILKRAEGAPLGLSAEQRVWAASAADDMVAAVRSRGYAVSGDLADLEVATAAGADAEPPTTADVLDVAVATMAEMVKQAPIADNRPRLRTRAMNVVRRVRRRVRALRRR; encoded by the coding sequence ATGTCAGTCGTCTTCGTTCACATCGGCCTGCCCAAGACCGGCACCACCCACCTCCAGGACCGCCTCTGGCGCAACCGTGACCTGGCGTTGCGGTCGTCGGGTCTGCTGTATCCGGGCAATCGCATGACCGACCACTTCCACGCCGCCACCCATCTGCAGCCCGAGCGCTACCTGGACTGGGTGAACCCCGACTTCGACGACGCGTGGCCCACCCTCCTCGGACAGATGAAGGCGTGGCCGGGCAAGTCGCTGCTGTCGCATGAGCTCTATGCAACGGCCACGCCGCGGCACATCCGCACACTGATGTCGGACCTCTCCTTCGCCGATGAGATCCACGTCATCGCGACAGTCCGCGACCTGGCGAGGCAGCTGCCCTCGGTGTGGCAGGAGAACATCAAGAACCAGCGGCGCGCCGATTTCGCCGAGTTCCTGGCGTCGGTGCGGGATCACGGACCGGCGGTGCCGGGCTTCGTCGCGCCCACCGACGCCGGCGAGGAGGAGCCGTTCTGGGAGTTCCAGGATTATGTGCGGATCCTCGCCGACTGGGCCGACGCGGTGGGGCCGCAACGGGTGCATCTCGTCACCGTGCCGACCCGGCGCGACACGCCCGGCGAATCGATCTGGGAGAGATTCCTGCGGGTGCTCGAGGTCGATCCGGGGCCGCTGACGATGGAGGTGCCGAACCTGAACTCGTCGTTGCCGGCGGCGCAGGCCGAATACCTGCGACGACTCAACCACCATCTGCAGCCGTCGGATGTGCACTGGAGTCGTTACGACGGGGTGGTGAAGGGTCAGGTCATCCAGATCCTGAAACGCGCCGAGGGGGCGCCGTTGGGGCTCAGTGCCGAGCAACGTGTGTGGGCGGCGAGTGCCGCCGACGACATGGTGGCGGCGGTCCGGTCGCGCGGCTACGCCGTCTCCGGGGACCTCGCGGATCTCGAGGTGGCCACCGCTGCCGGCGCCGACGCCGAGCCGCCGACCACCGCCGACGTCCTCGACGTCGCCGTCGCGACGATGGCGGAGATGGTCAAGCAGGCGCCGATCGCCGACAACCGGCCGCGGCTGCGGACACGTGCCATGAACGTGGTGCGTCGCGTCCGGCGCCGGGTCCGCGCGCTCCGCCGTCGGTGA